The following coding sequences lie in one Synechococcus sp. PCC 7336 genomic window:
- a CDS encoding DEAD/DEAH box helicase, translated as MTDSATNADAIRLNLIEAYRQLKPLDKTIVQLFSVIYEPVSRSAFVTCFNQTGARDSQNRAFTAIVLRAHFQKLLSLGLLVQARSQGPRCHPLLAEVVTRDAIREGRFEAFARAIEETLPLSSYNWGRGQRYFSSQDQLVREVRIGLYRQDIEFINRQLVDYNKQGDRKTKVLLVDLFAQICNNPFDREWFRTLSLPIYELGLSTILASSSSDLQPADRAFALLQEGCTESGKYCSDVLRLTLAEQCLLRGRLSEAQNSLESVSAENRDEASRYWGWLTFVRGENDAAIAHFTEALKHRKQATRKRKIFLNGFSGLLFVLALLKDGSPQRLQEATTYAQIISGQSEHWLAPIYQSLADLLGIRQGELSAMDSILNAHLSDYRESHSAEPLFVALCLYWADADKAQSNSRLPKVLSPLYAEAKACGYDWLAMETAELLSKCLSKGQYDRKAAALRQDSGIQPLVDTVRSQQAWELCLNALANLQEPPKPANIPSAEKRLAWFVTFYPNQCVLQPREQKINARGVWSKGRPIALKRLHHQPGEFDYLTPQDLQVCACIETFTSYGSYGYRGSIDYTFSRRAIAALIGHPLVFWEDTPTIRVEVVKGEPELLVQKRAQDNRLILEFSPKIASDKDTIAIKETPTQIKVIEVTPEHHRIAEIIGQQNRLEVPALARERVLEAIGTVSRIVTVHSDIGGGAVRAEAVPAEIKPHIHLLPAGEGLKVAIFARPFADGGPYFRPGAGGETVIAEIGGQHLQTTRDLRHELIQAKAAVLACPTLARQVEQNHEWLVEEPEDCLELLMEFQELEDDVVLEWPQGEKLRVSHRANFDDFHLNIKKQRDWFAATGELKLDENSVLDMQSLLALLEKTPSRFVPLGDGQFLALTREFRRRLDEMRAFSEQHGKGVRFHPLVTPIMEELLDDVGQLKTDKHWKEQVKRIEEMQTLQPQLPSTLQAELRDYQLEGFNWLARLAYWGVGACLADDMGLGKTLQALAVILTRAPEGPTLIVAPTSVGANWMSEAQRFAPTLRAILFGSGDRQKMLEALQPFDMLVCSYGYLQQEEVAEMLAQVQWQTIVLDEAQAIKNFATKRSQAAMKLQAGFKVITTGTPIENHLGELWNLFRFINPGLLGSLERFNQRFAHPIERSQDKQARSKLKKLIQPFLLRRTKSQVLAELPSRTEILLHVDLSQEETALYEALRREAIAKLAESDGAAGPKHLQVLAEIMKLRRVCCNARLVVPDAPLPSAKLQLFGETIGELLENRHKVLVFSQFVDHLHILRDYLEERQIQYQYLDGSTPAKQRKQRVDAFQAGEGDVFLISLKAGGTGLNLTAADYVIHMDPWWNPAVEDQASDRAHRIGQQRPVTIYRLVAKDTIEEKIVSLHQQKRDLADSLLEGTDMSGKMSTDELLRLISE; from the coding sequence ATGACTGATTCTGCTACTAACGCTGACGCCATTCGCCTCAACCTGATTGAGGCTTATCGCCAGTTAAAGCCGCTAGACAAAACCATTGTCCAACTGTTCTCAGTCATTTACGAACCGGTCAGCCGCAGTGCTTTTGTCACCTGTTTCAATCAAACTGGGGCGCGCGACAGTCAAAATCGAGCCTTCACTGCGATCGTCTTGAGAGCTCACTTTCAGAAACTGCTCAGTCTGGGCCTACTGGTCCAAGCACGCAGCCAGGGGCCTCGGTGCCATCCCTTACTAGCTGAGGTTGTGACTCGCGATGCCATCCGCGAGGGCAGGTTCGAAGCCTTTGCCAGGGCGATCGAGGAGACACTGCCCCTCTCTTCATACAACTGGGGCCGAGGGCAGCGCTATTTCAGCAGTCAAGACCAATTGGTGCGGGAAGTTCGCATCGGGCTTTATAGACAGGATATCGAGTTTATCAATCGCCAACTTGTCGATTACAACAAACAGGGCGATCGCAAAACTAAAGTTTTACTCGTCGATCTGTTCGCGCAGATCTGCAACAATCCCTTCGATCGCGAGTGGTTTCGTACCCTCTCCTTGCCCATCTACGAGCTGGGGCTTTCCACTATCCTCGCGAGCTCGAGCTCGGACTTGCAGCCCGCAGACCGAGCCTTTGCCCTACTGCAGGAGGGATGTACCGAGTCAGGAAAGTATTGTTCGGATGTTTTACGGTTGACTTTAGCCGAGCAGTGTCTCCTGCGCGGTCGCCTGTCGGAAGCCCAAAATAGCCTCGAATCCGTTTCCGCCGAGAATCGAGACGAGGCCAGTCGGTACTGGGGGTGGCTGACGTTTGTGCGGGGAGAGAACGATGCGGCGATCGCCCATTTCACTGAAGCTCTCAAACATCGCAAACAAGCCACCCGCAAGCGCAAAATCTTCCTCAATGGTTTCAGCGGTCTGTTGTTTGTGCTGGCATTGCTCAAAGATGGCTCCCCCCAACGACTGCAAGAAGCGACAACCTATGCCCAAATCATCTCGGGACAATCCGAACATTGGCTTGCCCCCATCTACCAGTCGCTGGCCGATCTGCTCGGCATTCGGCAGGGGGAGCTGTCGGCAATGGACTCTATCCTGAACGCGCATCTCTCCGACTACCGCGAATCCCACAGCGCCGAGCCCCTATTCGTCGCCTTATGTCTCTACTGGGCGGATGCCGATAAAGCCCAATCAAACTCTCGCTTGCCCAAAGTCTTGAGCCCCCTTTATGCAGAGGCCAAAGCCTGTGGCTATGACTGGCTGGCGATGGAGACTGCCGAACTCCTGTCGAAATGTTTATCGAAGGGCCAATACGATCGCAAGGCAGCCGCATTGCGCCAAGACAGCGGTATCCAGCCTCTGGTGGATACGGTGCGATCGCAGCAAGCTTGGGAGCTGTGTTTAAATGCATTGGCCAACTTGCAAGAACCTCCTAAACCCGCCAATATCCCCTCGGCGGAAAAACGCTTAGCTTGGTTTGTGACGTTCTATCCCAACCAGTGCGTGTTGCAGCCCCGCGAGCAAAAAATTAATGCCCGAGGAGTTTGGAGCAAAGGGCGGCCGATCGCCCTCAAGCGCCTCCACCACCAACCGGGGGAGTTCGACTATCTTACCCCGCAAGATCTGCAAGTCTGTGCCTGTATCGAGACCTTTACCTCCTACGGCTCGTACGGATATCGCGGCAGCATTGACTATACCTTTAGCAGGCGGGCGATCGCCGCCTTAATCGGACACCCCTTGGTTTTCTGGGAAGACACTCCCACCATTCGCGTTGAAGTGGTTAAAGGGGAACCAGAATTGCTGGTGCAAAAGAGGGCGCAGGACAACCGGCTGATCTTGGAATTCTCTCCCAAGATTGCCAGTGACAAGGACACGATTGCCATCAAGGAAACCCCCACTCAAATCAAGGTAATTGAGGTAACTCCAGAACACCATCGCATTGCCGAGATTATCGGCCAGCAAAATCGACTGGAAGTTCCCGCTCTGGCTCGGGAGCGCGTGCTGGAGGCGATCGGTACCGTCTCCAGAATTGTTACGGTTCATTCGGATATTGGGGGCGGTGCTGTCCGGGCCGAAGCGGTTCCGGCGGAAATCAAGCCTCACATTCACCTGCTGCCTGCTGGCGAGGGGTTGAAGGTAGCGATATTTGCCCGTCCCTTTGCCGATGGCGGTCCTTATTTTCGTCCGGGGGCGGGGGGCGAAACGGTGATTGCCGAGATTGGCGGTCAGCACCTGCAAACAACACGCGATTTACGCCACGAACTCATACAGGCGAAAGCTGCAGTCTTGGCCTGTCCCACTCTCGCTCGCCAAGTAGAACAGAATCATGAATGGCTGGTGGAGGAGCCAGAAGACTGTTTGGAATTGTTGATGGAGTTTCAGGAGTTGGAGGATGACGTCGTGCTGGAATGGCCGCAGGGGGAGAAACTGCGGGTCAGCCACCGAGCCAATTTTGATGACTTCCATTTGAATATTAAAAAGCAGCGGGATTGGTTTGCGGCCACTGGCGAATTGAAATTGGACGAAAACTCGGTGTTGGATATGCAGAGCTTGTTGGCACTGCTGGAAAAAACTCCCAGCCGGTTTGTGCCGTTAGGGGACGGTCAATTTCTGGCGTTGACGCGCGAATTTCGCAGGCGCCTCGACGAGATGCGGGCATTTTCTGAGCAGCACGGCAAGGGGGTGCGCTTTCATCCACTGGTGACGCCAATCATGGAGGAGCTGCTGGACGATGTCGGCCAGCTCAAGACCGACAAGCATTGGAAGGAGCAGGTCAAGCGCATTGAGGAGATGCAAACTCTGCAGCCGCAACTGCCGTCAACGCTGCAAGCTGAGTTGCGGGATTATCAGTTGGAAGGGTTTAACTGGTTAGCTCGGCTGGCCTATTGGGGGGTTGGAGCCTGCTTGGCTGACGATATGGGGCTGGGCAAAACCTTGCAGGCACTGGCGGTCATTCTCACCCGCGCTCCAGAGGGGCCGACTCTGATTGTGGCTCCGACTTCGGTGGGTGCGAACTGGATGAGTGAAGCTCAACGGTTTGCGCCGACTTTGCGAGCAATTCTGTTTGGTAGTGGCGATCGCCAGAAAATGCTGGAGGCTCTGCAGCCGTTTGACATGCTGGTGTGCAGTTACGGATATCTGCAGCAGGAAGAGGTGGCCGAGATGCTGGCACAGGTGCAGTGGCAAACGATTGTGTTAGACGAGGCCCAAGCAATTAAAAACTTTGCCACCAAGCGATCGCAGGCGGCTATGAAGCTCCAAGCGGGCTTCAAAGTGATTACGACAGGTACTCCGATTGAGAATCATCTAGGTGAATTGTGGAATCTGTTTCGCTTCATCAATCCTGGCTTGTTGGGGTCTCTGGAGCGGTTCAATCAGCGCTTTGCCCATCCGATTGAAAGATCCCAGGACAAACAGGCTCGCAGCAAATTGAAGAAGCTGATTCAGCCTTTTTTGCTGCGCCGGACTAAAAGTCAGGTTTTGGCAGAGTTGCCCTCTCGAACGGAAATCTTGCTGCATGTGGATTTGAGTCAGGAGGAGACGGCGCTGTATGAGGCGTTGCGGCGGGAGGCGATCGCGAAGTTGGCCGAAAGCGATGGAGCAGCGGGTCCAAAACACTTACAAGTGTTGGCAGAAATTATGAAATTGCGTCGGGTCTGCTGCAATGCTCGCCTGGTGGTACCCGATGCTCCACTCCCCAGCGCCAAGTTGCAATTGTTTGGGGAGACGATTGGGGAGCTGTTGGAGAATCGCCACAAGGTGTTGGTTTTTAGCCAGTTCGTCGATCATTTGCACATCCTGCGCGACTATCTGGAGGAGCGACAGATCCAATACCAGTATCTGGATGGCAGCACCCCCGCTAAGCAGCGCAAACAGCGGGTGGATGCTTTTCAGGCTGGGGAAGGGGATGTCTTTTTAATTAGTTTGAAGGCGGGCGGTACGGGGCTCAATCTCACGGCTGCCGATTATGTCATTCATATGGACCCTTGGTGGAATCCGGCGGTTGAGGATCAGGCTTCAGACCGCGCTCATCGGATTGGCCAGCAGAGACCGGTGACGATCTATCGGCTGGTGGCGAAGGACACGATTGAGGAGAAGATTGTGTCTCTGCACCAGCAGAAGCGGGATTTAGCGGACAGTCTGCTAGAGGGGACCGATATGAGTGGCAAGATGTCAACAGATGAGTTATTGCGCTTGATAAGCGAGTAA
- a CDS encoding SDR family oxidoreductase, producing the protein MSRLQNSIVMVTGASSGIGSSCARAFAEEGAQLILAARSMPQLQALASQLKAAWDCETRLLQLDVRDRPAVETSLAALPDEWKAIDVLVNNAGLSRGLDKLQEAEFRDWEEMIDTNIKGLLYVTRVLLPGMVERDKGHVINIGSTAGHEAYAGGSVYCATKFAVKALTQALKKDLHGTAIRVSSVDPGLVETNFSNVRFRGDLDRASNVYAGMTPLTPDDVAEIVLFCASRPAHVNISDVIVMPTDQSAATMVHRRKGSE; encoded by the coding sequence ATGTCGCGTTTGCAGAATTCGATTGTGATGGTAACGGGGGCCAGTAGCGGTATTGGCAGCTCCTGCGCTCGGGCGTTTGCGGAGGAGGGAGCCCAGTTGATTTTGGCAGCCCGAAGTATGCCTCAATTGCAGGCGCTGGCCTCCCAGTTGAAAGCTGCGTGGGACTGCGAGACTCGCCTGTTACAACTGGATGTGCGCGATCGCCCTGCAGTCGAAACCAGCCTCGCAGCTTTGCCAGACGAGTGGAAGGCGATCGACGTGCTCGTCAACAATGCCGGTCTCAGTCGCGGCTTGGACAAGCTGCAGGAAGCAGAGTTCCGCGATTGGGAAGAGATGATCGACACCAACATTAAGGGGTTACTGTATGTGACTCGGGTGCTGCTGCCGGGAATGGTCGAACGAGATAAGGGGCATGTCATCAATATTGGCTCGACTGCCGGACACGAAGCCTATGCGGGAGGAAGTGTCTACTGCGCCACGAAATTTGCCGTCAAAGCGCTGACACAAGCCCTAAAGAAAGATCTGCACGGAACTGCGATTCGCGTGTCGTCAGTCGATCCGGGCTTGGTGGAAACCAACTTCAGTAACGTACGCTTTCGGGGGGATCTCGATCGCGCCTCCAATGTCTATGCAGGCATGACCCCCTTAACCCCTGACGACGTTGCCGAGATTGTCTTGTTTTGCGCTTCCCGACCGGCCCACGTCAATATTAGCGATGTCATCGTTATGCCCACCGATCAATCTGCCGCCACGATGGTGCATCGGCGGAAGGGTAGCGAATAG
- a CDS encoding heavy metal translocating P-type ATPase, which produces MATAQLRLEGMSCAACASAIERSLLAVNGVDRAAVNFALEQASVDFDSGQTSVEQLQAAVEAAGYVALPIEADAPAGEEKPLASPELTRKLWVGGILSGLLVLGAIPSMTGLPAPQWWMRAHHPWVQLVLAAPVQFWVGQGFYLGARAAIARRTADMNVLVALGTSVAFGYSVFPTVWPAFFEARGLPADVYYETAAVVTTLVLLGRLLERRARGKTSAAIRKLMGLQAKTARVVRGDRELDIPIAQVLVGDVAIVRPGERVPVDGVVLSGESAVDESMVTGESFPVLKRTGAEAIGGTVNGTGALRLRATRVGRDTVLAQIVQLVQQAQASKAPIQRLADRVTAYFVPAVLAIAALTFLAWLILARNLGFATITTVGVLAIACPCALGLATPTSIAVGTGMGAERGILIKTADSLELAHSLDAIVLDKTGTLTEGKPAVTDGWALAGDEADLLRWAGAAERYSEHPLARAIVDCAGDRQVDLPEPQQFEAVVGRGVTAIVEGQRVNVGTVQWLSELGIATDAAVQRQREWEQGGQTVVAIAVAEELQGMVAIADRLKPTSEEVVGRLQKMGLEVVMLTGDNARTARAIGDRVGIERVIAGVRPEQKAEHILRLQQEGKRVAMVGDGINDAPALAQADVGISIGTGTDVAIAASDITLVSGDLGGIVTAIQLSRATIRNIRQNLFFAFAYNVAGIPIAAGLFYPLTGWLLSPIVAGAAMAFSSVSVVTNALRLRRLALDRG; this is translated from the coding sequence ATGGCAACTGCTCAATTGCGCTTGGAGGGGATGAGTTGTGCAGCCTGTGCGTCAGCGATCGAGCGATCGCTGCTAGCGGTCAACGGGGTCGATCGCGCTGCCGTCAACTTTGCCCTCGAACAGGCATCGGTCGATTTCGATTCAGGCCAAACCTCGGTCGAGCAACTACAGGCAGCAGTTGAAGCTGCCGGATATGTCGCCCTTCCCATTGAAGCAGATGCTCCTGCTGGAGAAGAAAAACCGCTTGCCTCGCCGGAACTGACGCGCAAATTGTGGGTGGGGGGCATTTTGAGTGGCTTGCTCGTGCTGGGGGCAATACCGAGTATGACAGGGTTGCCTGCGCCGCAATGGTGGATGCGGGCTCACCATCCTTGGGTGCAACTGGTGCTTGCAGCTCCTGTGCAGTTTTGGGTGGGGCAGGGGTTTTATCTGGGGGCGCGGGCGGCGATCGCCCGTCGCACTGCCGATATGAATGTATTAGTGGCGTTGGGGACGAGTGTGGCGTTTGGCTATTCGGTCTTTCCGACGGTTTGGCCTGCGTTTTTTGAAGCTCGCGGCTTGCCTGCCGATGTCTATTACGAAACTGCTGCTGTGGTCACCACATTGGTGCTGCTCGGTCGCTTGTTAGAGCGGCGGGCGCGGGGGAAAACGTCGGCGGCGATTCGCAAGTTGATGGGGTTACAGGCGAAGACGGCTCGCGTAGTACGGGGCGATCGCGAGTTGGATATTCCGATCGCGCAGGTGCTGGTGGGGGATGTGGCGATTGTACGACCGGGGGAGAGGGTGCCGGTGGATGGGGTGGTGCTGTCGGGGGAGTCGGCAGTGGATGAGTCGATGGTCACGGGGGAGAGTTTTCCGGTGCTGAAGCGGACGGGAGCTGAGGCGATTGGCGGCACGGTGAATGGGACGGGGGCATTGCGGTTGCGGGCGACGCGGGTGGGGCGAGATACGGTGTTGGCTCAGATTGTGCAATTGGTGCAGCAGGCGCAGGCTTCGAAGGCTCCGATTCAGCGGTTGGCCGATCGGGTGACAGCTTATTTTGTGCCTGCGGTCTTGGCAATCGCCGCGCTGACATTCTTGGCTTGGCTGATTCTGGCCCGCAATTTGGGGTTTGCCACGATTACGACAGTGGGGGTGTTGGCGATCGCCTGTCCCTGCGCGTTAGGTCTGGCAACGCCCACTTCGATTGCGGTGGGGACTGGCATGGGGGCCGAGCGGGGAATTTTGATTAAGACGGCGGACAGTCTGGAGTTAGCCCATTCGTTGGATGCGATCGTGTTGGATAAGACGGGGACGCTGACTGAGGGGAAACCGGCGGTGACGGATGGTTGGGCGTTGGCGGGTGACGAAGCCGATCTGTTGCGCTGGGCAGGGGCGGCGGAGCGGTATTCGGAGCATCCGCTAGCGAGGGCGATTGTGGATTGTGCTGGCGATCGCCAGGTGGATTTGCCGGAGCCGCAGCAGTTTGAGGCGGTGGTGGGTAGGGGGGTGACGGCGATTGTGGAGGGGCAAAGGGTGAATGTCGGTACGGTGCAATGGCTGTCGGAGTTGGGGATTGCGACGGATGCGGCGGTGCAGCGGCAGCGGGAATGGGAGCAGGGGGGACAGACGGTGGTGGCGATCGCGGTGGCGGAGGAGTTGCAGGGGATGGTGGCGATCGCCGATCGGCTCAAGCCGACTTCTGAAGAGGTGGTGGGACGCCTTCAAAAGATGGGGTTAGAGGTGGTGATGTTGACGGGGGATAATGCTCGGACGGCTAGGGCGATTGGCGATCGGGTGGGGATCGAGCGGGTTATTGCGGGGGTGCGACCGGAGCAAAAGGCGGAGCATATTTTGCGGTTGCAGCAGGAGGGCAAGCGGGTGGCGATGGTGGGGGATGGGATTAATGATGCGCCTGCTTTGGCTCAGGCGGATGTGGGGATTTCGATCGGGACGGGGACGGATGTGGCGATCGCGGCTAGCGATATTACGTTGGTGTCGGGGGATTTGGGGGGGATTGTGACGGCGATTCAGTTGAGTCGGGCGACGATTCGCAATATTCGTCAAAATCTGTTTTTTGCCTTTGCTTACAATGTGGCGGGGATTCCGATCGCGGCGGGGTTGTTTTATCCGCTGACGGGTTGGTTGCTCAGCCCGATTGTTGCTGGAGCAGCGATGGCGTTTAGTTCGGTTTCGGTGGTAACGAATGCTCTACGCCTGCGACGCTTGGCGCTGGACAGGGGTTAG